From a region of the Zingiber officinale cultivar Zhangliang chromosome 4B, Zo_v1.1, whole genome shotgun sequence genome:
- the LOC121974323 gene encoding cytochrome P450 714C2-like isoform X1, translating to MVEALLTVFVTGITGLALWYSYFILWIRPQRLRDKLRSQGIHGPPPSFLHGNIPEMRSILHEHKLKQAQAEGSVSLTADYSSSLFPYLSYWKKKYGPIFMFSTGSIQILHVTHPDLVKEIGLCKSMDLGKPSYLQKDRGALLGKGILTSNGALWSHQRKVIAPELFMDKVKGMVGLMVEAALLLSNSWGTLLEHSGDATEIVVDEELRRFSADVVSRACFGSSFADGKEIFSRLRKLQMVMSKSSMLIGIPGLSIVNRYLPLKRNREEWKLNREIRALISNIVKERMEHSSESPAKDLLQSIIEGGSAIMNSDLGSAETFIVDNCKNLYFAGHETVSVTATWCLMLLASHPQWQDSVRDEVLEVCQGRKIDFDMIRKLKVLTMVIQETLRLFPPSASVVRETLQSVKLGDIQLPKGITTSTTISMLHHDHDNWGADADEFNPSRFSRGIASACRLPHTYLPFGIGMRTCLGQNFAMVELKVLLSSLLPRFTFSLSPSYRHSPAFRLTIEPEFGVPLIVKQLR from the exons ATGGTCGAAGCACTGCTCACTGTCTTTGTTACTGGAATCACTGGTTTGGCCTTGTGGTACTCCTACTTCATCCTCTGGATCCGGCCACAAAGGTTGAGGGACAAGCTGAGGAGCCAGGGAATCCATGGCCCTCCCCCTTCCTTCCTCCATGGAAACATACCGGAGATGAGGAGCATCCTCCATGAACACAAGCTGAAGCAAGCTCAAGCAGAGGGCAGTGTCAGCCTTACTGCCGACTACTCCTCCTCCCTCTTTCCTTACCTTTCCTACTGGAAAAAGAAATATG GTCCCATCTTTATGTTCTCAACGGGGAGCATCCAGATATTGCATGTGACCCATCCTGATCTTGTTAAGGAGATAGGCCTCTGCAAGTCCATGGATTTGGGGAAGCCTTCCTACTTACAGAAGGACCGTGGAGCTCTTCTTGGTAAAGGCATCTTGACGTCCAATGGAGCTCTCTGGTCTCATCAGAGGAAGGTTATTGCGCCAGAGTTGTTCATGGACAAGGTCAAG GGCATGGTTGGCTTAATGGTAGAAGCAGCTCTTCTGTTGTCGAATTCGTGGGGAACACTTCTTGAACACTCAGGAGATGCCACTGAAATAGTAgttgatgaggaactgagaaggTTTTCAGCTGATGTGGTCTCGAGAGCTTGTTTTGGAAGCAGTTTTGCCGATGGCAAGGAAATATTTTCTCGGCTTCGCAAGCTTCAGATGGTAATGTCCAAGTCAAGCATGCTGATTGGAATCCCAGGATTAAG CATTGTCAACAGGTACCTGCCACTGAAAAGAAATCGCGAAGAATGGAAGTTGAATCGAGAGATAAGGGCACTGATCTCGAATATAGTTAAGGAACGCATGGAGCATTCCTCGGAATCGCCTGCAAAAGATCTATTACAGTCTATCATTGAGGGTGGTTCCGCTATCATGAATTCCGATCTTGGTTCTGCAGAAACCTTCATTGTTGACAATTGCAAGAACTTGTACTTTGCTGGTCATGAGACCGTATCAGTGACTGCTACATGGTGCTTGATGTTGCTCGCTTCGCATCCTCAGTGGCAAGACTCTGTCCGCGACGAGGTGTTGGAGGTTTGTCAAGGAAGAAAGATCGATTTCGACATGATTCGCAAGTTGAAAGTG CTTACAATGGTGATCCAAGAGACACTGCGGCTATTTCCTCCATCTGCATCTGTGGTGAGGGAGACACTTCAGAGTGTTAAACTTGGAGACATTCAGCTGCCAAAAGGCATCACTACCTCGACCACAATATCGATGCTGCATCACGATCACGACAATTGGGGAGCTGATGCGGATGAGTTCAACCCCAGTAGATTCTCCCGCGGCATTGCTAGTGCTTGCAGATTGCCTCACACCTACCTACCATTTGGTATAGGAATGAGAACATGTTTAGGGCAGAACTTTGCCATGGTAGAGCTCAAAGTACTGCTCTCCTCACTTCTTCCTCGGTTCACCTTCTCTTTGTCACCAAGTTACCGGCATTCACCTGCGTTTCGACTAACTATAGAGCCCGAGTTCGGAGTCCCACTCATCGTGAAGCAGCTACGATAG
- the LOC121974322 gene encoding 2,3-bisphosphoglycerate-independent phosphoglycerate mutase-like: protein MGSSDFSWKLEDHPKLPKGKTVAVVVLDGWGEANPDQYNCIHVAQTPTMDSLKTGAPEKWRLVRAHGTAVGLPSEDDMGNSEVGHNALGAGRIFAQGAKLVDFALASGKLYEGEGFNYIKECFDKGTLHLIGLLSDGGVHSRLDQLQLLLKGSSENGAKRIRVHILTDGRDVLDGSSVGFVETLEKDLANLREKGIDAQIASGGGRMYVTMDRYENDWGVVKRGWDAQVLGEAPYKFRNAIEAVKTLREETKANDQYLPPFVIVDESGKAVGPIVDGDAVVTINFRADRMVMIAKSLEYEDFEKFDRVRVPKIRYAGMLQYDGELKLPNHYLVSPPEIERTSGEYLVHNGIHTFACSETVKFGHVTFFWNGNRSGYFDPSKEEYVEIPSDSGITFNVQPKMKALEIAEKARDAILSHKFDQVRVNLPNGDMVGHTGDIEATIVACKAADEAVKIILDAIEEVGGIYVITADHGNAEDMVKRNKSGQPLLDKSGNIQILTSHTLQPVPIAIGGRGLAPGVRFRKDVPDGGLANVAATVMNLHGFVAPSDYETTLIEVADN from the exons ATGGGAAGTTCCGATTTCTCTTGGAAATTGGAGGATCACCCCAAGCTTCCTAAAGGAAAGACTGTAGCCGTCGTTGTTTTGGATGGTTGGGGTGAGGCGAATCCGGATCAGTACAATTGTATTCATGTCGCCCAAACTCCGACTATGGACTCGCTTAAGACG gGTGCTCCAGAGAAATGGAGGCTGGTAAGGGCTCATGGAACTGCTGTGGGGCTTCCATCTGAGGATGACATGGGTAACAGTGAAGTAGGACACAACGCACTTGGAGCTGGAAGAATTTTTGCTCAAGG TGCTAAGTTGGTGGATTTTGCTCTTGCTTCTGGGAAATTATATGAAGGGGAAGGGTTTAACTATATCAAAGAATGCTTTGATAAAGGTACCTTACATCTAATTGGGTTACTGAGCGATGGGGGTGTACATTCTCGGCTTGATCAATTGCAG TTGCTTCTGAAAGGGTCTAGTGAGAATGGGGCAAAGAGAATACGTGTTCATATCCTCACTGATGGACGTGATGTTTTGGATGGTTCAAGTGTTGGGTTTGTAGAAACATTGGAGAAGGACCTTGCTAATCTACGAGAGAAAGGTATTGATGCGCAAATTGCATCTGGTGGCGGTCGTATGTATGTTACCATGGATCGGTACGAG AATGACTGGGGCGTTGTTAAACGTGGTTGGGATGCACAGGTTCTTGGTGAAGCACCTTACAAATTCAGAAACGCCATTGAAGCTGTGAAAACACTAAGGGAGGAAACCAAAGCTAATGATCAATATCTGCCGCCATTTGTTATTGTTGACGAGAGTGGAAAGGCAGTTGGTCCGATAGTTGATGGTGATGCTGTTGTAACAATCAATTTTCGAGCAGATCGTATGGTCATGATTGCTAAATCATTAGAATATGAAGACTTTGAAAAATTTGATCGTGTTCGCGTCCCAAAGATTCGATACGCTGGAATGCTTCAGTATGATGGTGAATTGAAACTCCCAAACCACTACCTAGTTTCTCCTCCAGAGATAGAGAGGACATCTGGTGAATATTTGGTGCACAATGGTATCCATACTTTTGCTTGCAG TGAGACCGTCAAATTTGGTCATGTCACATTCTTCTGGAATGGAAATCGATCAGGCTACTTCGATCCATCCAAGGAAGAATATGTTGAAATTCCTAGTGACTCTGGAATAACATTCAATGTTCAACCCAAAATGAAGGCATTGGAAATTGCTGAGAAAGCGAGGGATGCTATTCTCAGTCACAAGTTTGACCAG GTTCGTGTTAACTTGCCAAATGGAGACATGGTTGGTCACACCGGGGACATAGAGGCAACTATTGTAGCTTGCAAGGCTGCTGATGAAGCTGTTAAG ATCATTTTAGATGCCATTGAAGAAGTTGGTGGCATTTACGTTATCACTGCAGATCATGGGAATGCTGAAGACATGGTAAAGAGAAACAAATCAGGCCAGCCATTACTTGACAAATCTGGGAATATTCAGATTCTCACTTCTCATACTCTTCAACCT GTTCCCATTGCCATCGGCGGCCGTGGACTTGCACCTGGCGTAAGATTCCGCAAGGATGTGCCTGATGGTGGCCTTGCAAATGTTGCCGCCACCGTCATGAATTTGCATGGTTTCGTAGCACCAAGCGACTACGAGACAACCCTCATTGAAGTAGCTGACAACTAA
- the LOC121974323 gene encoding cytochrome P450 714C2-like isoform X2 has protein sequence MVEALLTVFVTGITGLALWYSYFILWIRPQRLRDKLRSQGIHGPPPSFLHGNIPEMRSILHEHKLKQAQAEGSVSLTADYSSSLFPYLSYWKKKYGPIFMFSTGSIQILHVTHPDLVKEIGLCKSMDLGKPSYLQKDRGALLGKGILTSNGALWSHQRKVIAPELFMDKVKGMVGLMVEAALLLSNSWGTLLEHSGDATEIVVDEELRRFSADVVSRACFGSSFADGKEIFSRLRKLQMVMSKSSMLIGIPGLRYLPLKRNREEWKLNREIRALISNIVKERMEHSSESPAKDLLQSIIEGGSAIMNSDLGSAETFIVDNCKNLYFAGHETVSVTATWCLMLLASHPQWQDSVRDEVLEVCQGRKIDFDMIRKLKVLTMVIQETLRLFPPSASVVRETLQSVKLGDIQLPKGITTSTTISMLHHDHDNWGADADEFNPSRFSRGIASACRLPHTYLPFGIGMRTCLGQNFAMVELKVLLSSLLPRFTFSLSPSYRHSPAFRLTIEPEFGVPLIVKQLR, from the exons ATGGTCGAAGCACTGCTCACTGTCTTTGTTACTGGAATCACTGGTTTGGCCTTGTGGTACTCCTACTTCATCCTCTGGATCCGGCCACAAAGGTTGAGGGACAAGCTGAGGAGCCAGGGAATCCATGGCCCTCCCCCTTCCTTCCTCCATGGAAACATACCGGAGATGAGGAGCATCCTCCATGAACACAAGCTGAAGCAAGCTCAAGCAGAGGGCAGTGTCAGCCTTACTGCCGACTACTCCTCCTCCCTCTTTCCTTACCTTTCCTACTGGAAAAAGAAATATG GTCCCATCTTTATGTTCTCAACGGGGAGCATCCAGATATTGCATGTGACCCATCCTGATCTTGTTAAGGAGATAGGCCTCTGCAAGTCCATGGATTTGGGGAAGCCTTCCTACTTACAGAAGGACCGTGGAGCTCTTCTTGGTAAAGGCATCTTGACGTCCAATGGAGCTCTCTGGTCTCATCAGAGGAAGGTTATTGCGCCAGAGTTGTTCATGGACAAGGTCAAG GGCATGGTTGGCTTAATGGTAGAAGCAGCTCTTCTGTTGTCGAATTCGTGGGGAACACTTCTTGAACACTCAGGAGATGCCACTGAAATAGTAgttgatgaggaactgagaaggTTTTCAGCTGATGTGGTCTCGAGAGCTTGTTTTGGAAGCAGTTTTGCCGATGGCAAGGAAATATTTTCTCGGCTTCGCAAGCTTCAGATGGTAATGTCCAAGTCAAGCATGCTGATTGGAATCCCAGGATTAAG GTACCTGCCACTGAAAAGAAATCGCGAAGAATGGAAGTTGAATCGAGAGATAAGGGCACTGATCTCGAATATAGTTAAGGAACGCATGGAGCATTCCTCGGAATCGCCTGCAAAAGATCTATTACAGTCTATCATTGAGGGTGGTTCCGCTATCATGAATTCCGATCTTGGTTCTGCAGAAACCTTCATTGTTGACAATTGCAAGAACTTGTACTTTGCTGGTCATGAGACCGTATCAGTGACTGCTACATGGTGCTTGATGTTGCTCGCTTCGCATCCTCAGTGGCAAGACTCTGTCCGCGACGAGGTGTTGGAGGTTTGTCAAGGAAGAAAGATCGATTTCGACATGATTCGCAAGTTGAAAGTG CTTACAATGGTGATCCAAGAGACACTGCGGCTATTTCCTCCATCTGCATCTGTGGTGAGGGAGACACTTCAGAGTGTTAAACTTGGAGACATTCAGCTGCCAAAAGGCATCACTACCTCGACCACAATATCGATGCTGCATCACGATCACGACAATTGGGGAGCTGATGCGGATGAGTTCAACCCCAGTAGATTCTCCCGCGGCATTGCTAGTGCTTGCAGATTGCCTCACACCTACCTACCATTTGGTATAGGAATGAGAACATGTTTAGGGCAGAACTTTGCCATGGTAGAGCTCAAAGTACTGCTCTCCTCACTTCTTCCTCGGTTCACCTTCTCTTTGTCACCAAGTTACCGGCATTCACCTGCGTTTCGACTAACTATAGAGCCCGAGTTCGGAGTCCCACTCATCGTGAAGCAGCTACGATAG
- the LOC121977282 gene encoding calcium-dependent protein kinase 20-like codes for MIHITDHPWLQNANKAPNVNLGETVRARLQQFSMMNKFKKKALRVIAEHLSVEEIADIKEMFENMDINKKGQINFDELKYGLRKLGHQVADSDVKALLEAVSYC; via the exons ATGATTCACATTACAGATCATCCTTGGCTGCAGAATGCCAATAAGGCACCCAATGTAAATCTTGGTGAAACTGTTCGAGCAAGACTCCAGCAATTTTCAATgatgaataaatttaaaaagaaagctCTTAGG GTGATAGCTGAACACTTGTCTGTGGAGGAGATTGCCGACATAAAGGAAATGTTTGAGAATATGGATATCAACAAAAAAGGGCAGATAAATTTTGATGAGTTAAAGTATGGTTTGCGCAAGCTCGGACACCAGGTTGCTGATTCAGATGTCAAAGCATTATTGGAAGCAGTAAGTTATTGCTGA
- the LOC121974324 gene encoding uncharacterized protein LOC121974324: MESLGRCITLLVLLGVLLFTGHCEAQSPGSATGDARSLDTLLQDYAYRALVHPRTGFVYDGTVPSNLTGIRIAAIRLRSGSLRKRGVDSYKEFDIPSDIVVQPYVKRLVLVYQNLGNWSSFYYPLPGYTYLTPVLGLLAYDATNLSATNLPKLDFAATNLPVSINFSNVVVPVPSGVIARCVWFGLNGSPDFRDSESGSICTVFRQGHFSIVVNSSEIVLPPAPSEGPGLSLNPVVSRSNKSKLWKIIVSVIGGIALVLLALLTFFVLKYTRNKKVAKMEQHADAGVSLHTASVGNARVPVASGLRTQPILENELVA, encoded by the coding sequence ATGGAGTCCCTTGGCCGTTGCATTACTCTCCTTGTGCTTCTCGGGGTGTTGTTATTCACAGGCCACTGTGAGGCCCAGTCACCAGGTTCAGCTACAGGTGATGCAAGATCGTTAGATACTCTCCTTCAGGACTATGCTTACCGTGCACTTGTTCATCCCCGCACTGGATTTGTATATGATGGCACTGTCCCTTCCAATCTCACCGGCATTAGGATTGCAGCAATAAGGCTTAGAAGTGGGAGCCTGAGAAAGAGAGGAGTTGATAGCTACAAGGAATTTGACATCCCATCTGACATTGTTGTTCAGCCTTATGTAAAAAGGTTGGTTCTGGTTTACCAGAATCTGGGCAACTGGTCTTCATTCTACTACCCTCTTCCTGGTTATACCTACTTGACTCCTGTGCTTGGTCTCCTTGCCTATGATGCCACAAATCTCTCTGCTACCAACTTGCCTAAATTAGATTTTGCAGCTACAAACTTACCCGTATCTATTAATTTCTCAAATGTTGTTGTTCCTGTGCCTAGTGGTGTAATTGCCAGATGTGTGTGGTTTGGTCTAAATGGCTCACCAGATTTCAGAGATTCGGAGTCAGGAAGTATATGCACCGTGTTCCGCCAAGGTCACTTCTCCATTGTGGTCAATTCTAGTGAGATTGTTCTTCCTCCTGCACCAAGTGAAGGTCCAGGGCTGTCTCTAAATCCTGTTGTTTCTAGGAGTAACAAGTCCAAGCTATGGAAGATAATTGTCTCTGTGATTGGAGGGATTGCATTGGTTCTCTTGGCTTTACTTACATTTTTTGTGCTCAAGTATACTCGAAACAAAAAGGTGGCAAAGATGGAGCAGCATGCAGATGCAGGAGTATCCTTGCATACTGCAAGTGTTGGAAATGCTCGGGTCCCTGTGGCTTCTGGTCTAAGGACACAACCGATCCTTGAGAATGAACTTGTCGCTTAA